Below is a window of Perca fluviatilis chromosome 6, GENO_Pfluv_1.0, whole genome shotgun sequence DNA.
CCAAAAACACTTACTTGCAGCctagaatacttttttttaataggtCAAACACATCAATTTATCGTTTTAGTCCTTCAGGAAATTGATGTCTCTGTAATAACCTCCGATTATACATCTCAAAATCTGAAAAAGTTTGAACTAACCTTACTGAAAGACTCCTGCAGTCGAGTGAGCTCACTGTGAGCTTGTTCCAGCTCCTTCTGCAACTTGGCCGCCTTGGCCTCCGCCTCTTCTTTCCCCTGATGCACTCCTTCCAGCAGTTGGCAGATGTCGTTTTTGTCCCCTGCGGTGTGAAGAGAGTACAGCTCGGCAACCCTGTGCCTCTCCTGGTCTAGCTGGGCTCTGCAGCGGCTCAGCTCCGCCTGGTCACTGCTCACCGCTGCCTTGTACTCCTCAAGTGTGGCCCCCATGGCAGCTCGACCCTGTCTTTCGGACTCCATGATGCGCTCCATCTGGTGGTTCCTCTCTTTTAGCGCTCCGATCATCTCTTGGGCCTCGGCGTTGTCCTGCTCGGCCATCTTCAGTGTGTTGGACAGGTGTTGTTGAACCCCCAGCAGCTGTTCTCTCTCAAAGCGGGCGTTGTCTGCCAGTTCTCCGTAGCGCTGCTCCAGCTCCAAGTAGCGGCCACTCTTGATGTCCTCCTCTAGTCCGTACGATATGTGATGATCGTCCAGCAGAGAGCGCAGATACTCAATCTGTCGCCCGTACAGCTCCAGCTTGTCGCTCTGCTGGCACAGGGAGTCCATGAGGATCACCTTCTCTTCGCCCAGCCGCTCGTTCTCTCCGTTCAGCTCCTGGGTGATTTGCTGCAGGTCGGCCAGCTCCTGTAGCGTGGCCTGGAGCTCCTCTGCGGTGCTGTGCTGGTTCTCCTCCATCTGGTGGATGCGCTCCGTCAGACAGGCCACTGACACCTCGCTGGCGTTGCCGCTGCTGCCCCGCCGCGAGCGCTCCCTGCTGGGGGCGCACTCCGATTCAGATGACGAGGAAGCTCCGGAAGGGGCGTCCAGAGCATCGTCGCTGGAGGTGACGGCCTGGTAGACCTCGCTGGATTCACTGTCCAGGTTGTCTGCTGAGCCTCCGTGCTGGTGTCCTGTGAGCAGAGGGTGTGTAAATCACAtacgatattatattgattattGGGACACCgatacaatatttactgatatcTTAAAGTCACGATACGATCTTGATTCCATTCAATTCAGGGGCGTGCAATTGATAAGTTTTttcatattaatgaacgtctgttacattggagccattgccaaattagttgatACAAGGCTAGTTAAGCAAAGATAATAACCTcctctgaagagtccatcatgtttttttaatcctctgtgtcctccttggtaaCAACCAACTgcgtgggggaggggtggggtggggcTGGTGCGCGATTACAGAAAgtttgtgtcatgtggatgcgctgGCAGTTTTGTTGCCATTACTAAGAATTCCTCATggaggcgacagaaactacgtacCATAGCTttaaacatttacagtatatcaagtcaaaaaagtaactaaaatatgatttgtcAGTTTTATAACTGAGCTTTTCCAGgcattgaaataaaaaattttttttattctttttaatgaaaataataaatatgaaGTGGGAATCTAAAATAAAGGGGCACCTTACAGATATTATctattgatattttcactttgcatcAATAATATCGGATCGTGGATCATTGAATCGATGGATCGATCCACATCAATGTATCGTTACAACACCCCTACCTGTGAGCAGATCCTCCAAGGATCCCGGGGCAGAGCCTTCCACCGAGGACGTCAGCGTACCGGTTCCCCCACCATCACTCTGCCCGCTACCTGCTGTCAGGTCCGGGCTCAGGGAGGCGTAGGTGAACGGCTTGTCAGAGGCATCGAGCCTCTGCTCCAGAGAGAAGCCCAGCGCGTTGAGCCGGTCTTTTAGCATTCGGTTCTCACTCTTGAGCAGGTTGAGCTCCTCCCTGATGGCGTGGTTCTGCTCTTGTAAGAGAATCAGCGTGGACTCCACGTCAGCCGCTGTGATGGCTGAAACCTGGggcttctcctcttcctcctcctcctcctcctcctcttcctccacctccGGAGCTTCTTCCTGTTGTGCTGCTTCCTTCCCTCCCAAGCCAAGCTGGGCCCTCATGTCCCGCAGCTCACTGCGAAGGTGGAGGATCTCCACATCTTTGCTTTTAGCCAAACCCAACAGGTCTTTCACTTTGGTCTCCAGAGCCACCTTATCACTGATCTGGCCGTCTGATTTAGACTTGCTCATGCGGCCGTCAGACTCCGCCAGGATCTGGCTGCGAGAGCGCTTCCCTGAGGCTACATCCCCCGCTGCGGTCCCTGATACCAACTGCTTCTTATTGGCTGAGGTCCTGGATGTCCGGAGACGGTCTCGTGACGAATTTGGCTCCTTGGAAATGGAAGAGTTTGTACGCTTGGATGAAGTACCTGGTGAGAGAGAATAAAAGTAATCTTTACATTTTCAGTAGTGGTGGGAAACACAATTCGAAAATCGTATGCATCgtgattttttgtgtgtgactaTTTTAAAAATCGATTCTTTTCCCcataattgattatttttattaaaccaatGACTTAGCttaacattttctgtttatacggtgCCGCCGACAGCCACTACATCATATCCgcttccagcaaaacagagcgacagcagaaaatgcagaaaatacatgttatgttgttttacaaattaaatcaatgtcagactgaccgatATTTGATGTTAAtccttttagaaaacaattagctATTataaatgtctcatgatatactGTCTCAAGAAGTggattattcatgtttttgttaaaaaaaggaaaagaaaatcgcaatactcaatactatcaaATCGCAATAGTTCTAGAATCacaatacaaatcgaatcagcacccatgtatcgtgaaagaatcaaatCAGGACagaagcatatcgtcccagccctaattttCTGTTAAACAACTTACTAAAGATAGAAGAGAATTCATATGTAGGCATGGACTATTACCTGAAGTTGTCTTTGGCTTGCTGTCTAGGCTGCAAGCATTAGTCCCAATGGAGGCAGTCTTCTTGGTCCTGCTGACGGCATTACTTGATGCAGGATTCCCTCCGGCCATAGCTGCTAAAAGATCATCATTGCTTTTCACCTgaaagcacacacaaaaaaaaataaaaaatcaacgGTGGTGCTCCTCTGACTcctatttattgttattactattTTTAATATACCCCTCTTACTTTTGATTTTTATATACACATACTATTCATCCTGTGATTCCCCTCATGCCCATCCCCATcaaccccacccacccaccctacTTTGTCCAGATTGATATCACTCACACGTGAAA
It encodes the following:
- the specc1la gene encoding cytospin-A isoform X3, which gives rise to MSSLPQKNLKEQLARHSNAAQSKLSLPKPKAGLSCKCIGITELSMKKSVRTAASKVSGDRGKAEATATAGTGKPAAKTSTTAPLSKVKSNDDLLAAMAGGNPASSNAVSRTKKTASIGTNACSLDSKPKTTSGTSSKRTNSSISKEPNSSRDRLRTSRTSANKKQLVSGTAAGDVASGKRSRSQILAESDGRMSKSKSDGQISDKVALETKVKDLLGLAKSKDVEILHLRSELRDMRAQLGLGGKEAAQQEEAPEVEEEEEEEEEEEEKPQVSAITAADVESTLILLQEQNHAIREELNLLKSENRMLKDRLNALGFSLEQRLDASDKPFTYASLSPDLTAGSGQSDGGGTGTLTSSVEGSAPGSLEDLLTGHQHGGSADNLDSESSEVYQAVTSSDDALDAPSGASSSSESECAPSRERSRRGSSGNASEVSVACLTERIHQMEENQHSTAEELQATLQELADLQQITQELNGENERLGEEKVILMDSLCQQSDKLELYGRQIEYLRSLLDDHHISYGLEEDIKSGRYLELEQRYGELADNARFEREQLLGVQQHLSNTLKMAEQDNAEAQEMIGALKERNHQMERIMESERQGRAAMGATLEEYKAAVSSDQAELSRCRAQLDQERHRVAELYSLHTAGDKNDICQLLEGVHQGKEEAEAKAAKLQKELEQAHSELTRLQESFSKLDREYRDFQEQVRQQMAEQERVLEKQRAELQEKDTEIADMKETIFELEDEVEQHRALKLHDNLIITDLENSLKKLQDQKHDMEREIKILHRRLREESMEWRQFQADLQTAVVIANDIKSEAQEEIGDLRRRLQETQEKNEKLCKELDEVKSRKQDEERGRVYNYMNAVERDLAALRQGMGLSRRSSTSSEPSPTVKTLIKSFDSASQGPPSNGSASVTPTASAAPLPRTPLSPSPMKTPPAAAVSPIQRHSISGSMSAAKPLSSLSDKRPSYTDITMPADHLLRGTSASRPAAVLQRVSNMDSTKAISVSRRSSEEIKRDMSAPDASSTSLMAMSAASSPLSLSSSSPTASVTPTTRSRLREERKDPLSALAREYGGSKRNALLKWCQKKTEGYQNIDITNFSSSWNDGLAFCAVLHTYLPAHIPYQELTSQEKKLHLSFPGCRERGHQMHFGYK
- the specc1la gene encoding cytospin-A isoform X4, translating into MKKSVRTAASKVSGDRGKAEATATAGTGKPAAKTSTTAPLSKVKSNDDLLAAMAGGNPASSNAVSRTKKTASIGTNACSLDSKPKTTSGTSSKRTNSSISKEPNSSRDRLRTSRTSANKKQLVSGTAAGDVASGKRSRSQILAESDGRMSKSKSDGQISDKVALETKVKDLLGLAKSKDVEILHLRSELRDMRAQLGLGGKEAAQQEEAPEVEEEEEEEEEEEEKPQVSAITAADVESTLILLQEQNHAIREELNLLKSENRMLKDRLNALGFSLEQRLDASDKPFTYASLSPDLTAGSGQSDGGGTGTLTSSVEGSAPGSLEDLLTGHQHGGSADNLDSESSEVYQAVTSSDDALDAPSGASSSSESECAPSRERSRRGSSGNASEVSVACLTERIHQMEENQHSTAEELQATLQELADLQQITQELNGENERLGEEKVILMDSLCQQSDKLELYGRQIEYLRSLLDDHHISYGLEEDIKSGRYLELEQRYGELADNARFEREQLLGVQQHLSNTLKMAEQDNAEAQEMIGALKERNHQMERIMESERQGRAAMGATLEEYKAAVSSDQAELSRCRAQLDQERHRVAELYSLHTAGDKNDICQLLEGVHQGKEEAEAKAAKLQKELEQAHSELTRLQESFSKLDREYRDFQEQVRQQMAEQERVLEKQRAELQEKDTEIADMKETIFELEDEVEQHRALKLHDNLIITDLENSLKKLQDQKHDMEREIKILHRRLREESMEWRQFQADLQTAVVIANDIKSEAQEEIGDLRRRLQETQEKNEKLCKELDEVKSRKQDEERGRVYNYMNAVERDLAALRQGMGLSRRSSTSSEPSPTVKTLIKSFDSASQGPPSNGSASVTPTASAAPLPRTPLSPSPMKTPPAAAVSPIQRHSISGSMSAAKPLSSLSDKRPSYTDITMPADHLLRGTSASRPAAVLQRVSNMDSTKAISVSRRSSEEIKRDMSAPDASSTSLMAMSAASSPLSLSSSSPTASVTPTTRSRLREERKDPLSALAREYGGSKRNALLKWCQKKTEGYQNIDITNFSSSWNDGLAFCAVLHTYLPAHIPYQELTSQEKRRNFTLAFQAAESVGIKCTLDINEMVHTERPDWQSVMTYVTAIYKYFET
- the specc1la gene encoding cytospin-A isoform X2 — translated: MSSLPQKNLKEQLARHSNAAQSKLSLPKPKAGLSCKCIGITELSMKKSVRTAASKVSGDRGKAEATATAGTGKPAAKTSTTAPLSKVKSNDDLLAAMAGGNPASSNAVSRTKKTASIGTNACSLDSKPKTTSGTSSKRTNSSISKEPNSSRDRLRTSRTSANKKQLVSGTAAGDVASGKRSRSQILAESDGRMSKSKSDGQISDKVALETKVKDLLGLAKSKDVEILHLRSELRDMRAQLGLGGKEAAQQEEAPEVEEEEEEEEEEEEKPQVSAITAADVESTLILLQEQNHAIREELNLLKSENRMLKDRLNALGFSLEQRLDASDKPFTYASLSPDLTAGSGQSDGGGTGTLTSSVEGSAPGSLEDLLTGHQHGGSADNLDSESSEVYQAVTSSDDALDAPSGASSSSESECAPSRERSRRGSSGNASEVSVACLTERIHQMEENQHSTAEELQATLQELADLQQITQELNGENERLGEEKVILMDSLCQQSDKLELYGRQIEYLRSLLDDHHISYGLEEDIKSGRYLELEQRYGELADNARFEREQLLGVQQHLSNTLKMAEQDNAEAQEMIGALKERNHQMERIMESERQGRAAMGATLEEYKAAVSSDQAELSRCRAQLDQERHRVAELYSLHTAGDKNDICQLLEGVHQGKEEAEAKAAKLQKELEQAHSELTRLQESFSKLDREYRDFQEQVRQQMAEQERVLEKQRAELQEKDTEIADMKETIFELEDEVEQHRALKLHDNLIITDLENSLKKLQDQKHDMEREIKILHRRLREESMEWRQFQADLQTAVVIANDIKSEAQEEIGDLRRRLQETQEKNEKLCKELDEVKSRKQDEERGRVYNYMNAVERDLAALRQGMGLSRRSSTSSEPSPTVKTLIKSFDSPPSNGSASVTPTASAAPLPRTPLSPSPMKTPPAAAVSPIQRHSISGSMSAAKPLSSLSDKRPSYTDITMPADHLLRGTSASRPAAVLQRVSNMDSTKAISVSRRSSEEIKRDMSAPDASSTSLMAMSAASSPLSLSSSSPTASVTPTTRSRLREERKDPLSALAREYGGSKRNALLKWCQKKTEGYQNIDITNFSSSWNDGLAFCAVLHTYLPAHIPYQELTSQEKRRNFTLAFQAAESVGIKCTLDINEMVHTERPDWQSVMTYVTAIYKYFET
- the specc1la gene encoding cytospin-A isoform X1: MSSLPQKNLKEQLARHSNAAQSKLSLPKPKAGLSCKCIGITELSMKKSVRTAASKVSGDRGKAEATATAGTGKPAAKTSTTAPLSKVKSNDDLLAAMAGGNPASSNAVSRTKKTASIGTNACSLDSKPKTTSGTSSKRTNSSISKEPNSSRDRLRTSRTSANKKQLVSGTAAGDVASGKRSRSQILAESDGRMSKSKSDGQISDKVALETKVKDLLGLAKSKDVEILHLRSELRDMRAQLGLGGKEAAQQEEAPEVEEEEEEEEEEEEKPQVSAITAADVESTLILLQEQNHAIREELNLLKSENRMLKDRLNALGFSLEQRLDASDKPFTYASLSPDLTAGSGQSDGGGTGTLTSSVEGSAPGSLEDLLTGHQHGGSADNLDSESSEVYQAVTSSDDALDAPSGASSSSESECAPSRERSRRGSSGNASEVSVACLTERIHQMEENQHSTAEELQATLQELADLQQITQELNGENERLGEEKVILMDSLCQQSDKLELYGRQIEYLRSLLDDHHISYGLEEDIKSGRYLELEQRYGELADNARFEREQLLGVQQHLSNTLKMAEQDNAEAQEMIGALKERNHQMERIMESERQGRAAMGATLEEYKAAVSSDQAELSRCRAQLDQERHRVAELYSLHTAGDKNDICQLLEGVHQGKEEAEAKAAKLQKELEQAHSELTRLQESFSKLDREYRDFQEQVRQQMAEQERVLEKQRAELQEKDTEIADMKETIFELEDEVEQHRALKLHDNLIITDLENSLKKLQDQKHDMEREIKILHRRLREESMEWRQFQADLQTAVVIANDIKSEAQEEIGDLRRRLQETQEKNEKLCKELDEVKSRKQDEERGRVYNYMNAVERDLAALRQGMGLSRRSSTSSEPSPTVKTLIKSFDSASQGPPSNGSASVTPTASAAPLPRTPLSPSPMKTPPAAAVSPIQRHSISGSMSAAKPLSSLSDKRPSYTDITMPADHLLRGTSASRPAAVLQRVSNMDSTKAISVSRRSSEEIKRDMSAPDASSTSLMAMSAASSPLSLSSSSPTASVTPTTRSRLREERKDPLSALAREYGGSKRNALLKWCQKKTEGYQNIDITNFSSSWNDGLAFCAVLHTYLPAHIPYQELTSQEKRRNFTLAFQAAESVGIKCTLDINEMVHTERPDWQSVMTYVTAIYKYFET